In one Micromonospora polyrhachis genomic region, the following are encoded:
- the rplM gene encoding 50S ribosomal protein L13, which produces MRTYSPKPGEIERQWHVIDASDVVLGRLATHAATLLRGKHKPTFAPHVDTGDFVVIVNAGKVALTGNKRHTKIAYRHSGYPGGLKQIGYDELLTKRPERAIELAVKGMLPHNKLGRQLIKKLKVYAGAEHPHSAQQPVPFEIKQIAQ; this is translated from the coding sequence GTGCGTACGTACAGCCCGAAGCCGGGTGAGATCGAGCGTCAGTGGCACGTCATCGACGCCTCTGATGTCGTGCTGGGCCGCCTGGCCACCCACGCCGCCACGTTGCTTCGTGGTAAGCACAAGCCGACTTTCGCGCCGCACGTCGACACTGGTGACTTCGTTGTCATCGTGAACGCGGGCAAGGTTGCGCTGACCGGCAACAAGCGGCACACCAAGATCGCCTACCGCCACTCCGGATACCCGGGTGGTCTGAAGCAGATCGGCTACGACGAGCTGCTGACCAAGCGCCCGGAGCGGGCCATCGAGCTGGCCGTCAAGGGCATGCTCCCCCACAACAAGCTCGGACGTCAGCTGATCAAGAAGCTGAAGGTCTACGCCGGTGCCGAGCACCCGCATAGCGCGCAGCAGCCGGTGCCGTTCGAGATCAAGCAGATCGCGCAGTGA